A part of Cannabis sativa cultivar Pink pepper isolate KNU-18-1 chromosome 6, ASM2916894v1, whole genome shotgun sequence genomic DNA contains:
- the LOC115720357 gene encoding uncharacterized protein LOC115720357, translating into MSPIPRFIHLFRSAKHSKNLSWHANKRVKDGLLRHPADSLTWKRVDMKWPSFGAEDRNLCLGLSTDGINPHTTLSSKHSCWPVMLVIYNLPPWLCMKGKFTLLTLMIYEPKQPRNDIDVYLAPLIDDLKTLWSEGVSVYDAYKQEEFNLRAVLLWTINDFPAYGNLSGFSVKGYKACPICEEGTCSEYLKHSRKVCYMGHRKFLLESHKLRTLMKAFNGEQEFGHAPRPLYGSQILEKMSQIISRVGKFKAPTTRKQKGQGKAKIVEEPKHCYKKKSIFFELEYWEHLLVHHNLDVMHVEKNVCDSVIGTLLNIPRKSKDGIKAREDLAAMKMRHELAPKPGKGRIYLPPACYTLTKSKKQELCTCLSNIKVPDGYCSNIQSLVDLKTYTLTGMKSHDCHVLMQHVLPVAIRSVLPKNVREIITRLCLFFKSSCSKVVDISSLDKLQQEITYILCKLEQFFPPAFFDIMIHLTVHLVRELRFCGLVYFKWMYPFERYMKILKGYVRNRSRPEGCIIECYITEEAVEFCSEYMSGVQSVGLNDEVKSSIIVNRRGSVVCTVGKNELDEAHRLVLQNTINIQLYIE; encoded by the coding sequence ATGTCGCCTATTCCTCGATTCATTCATTTGTTTAGAAGTGCCAAACATAGTAAAAATTTATCGTGGCATGCAAATAAGAGGGTGAAGGATGGTTTATTAAGACATCCAGCTGACAGTTTAACTTGGAAAAGAGTTGATATGAAGTGGCCTAGTTTTGGAGCTGAAGATCGTAATCTATGTCTAGGTCTTTCAACGGATGGGATAAATCCGCATACTACTCTCAGTAGTAAGCATAGTTGTTGGCCTGTGATGCTTGTTATTTACAATCTACCCCCATGGTTATGTATGAAAGGAAAATTTACCTTACTGACACTAATGATATATGAACCTAAACAACCACGTAATGATATTGATGTGTATCTAGCTCCTCTTATTGATGACTTGAAAACTTTGTGGAGTGAAGGGGTTAGTGTTTATGATGCATACAAGCAAGAGGAGTTTAACCTTAGGGCAGTATTATTGTGGACAATCAATGATTTCCCTGCTTATGGAAATTTATCGGGTTTCAGTGTGAAAGGCTACAAAGCTTGTCCCATTTGTGAAGAAGGAACTTGTTCTGAGTACTTGAAACACTCCCGAAAAGTATGTTATATGGGACATAGAAAATTCTTGCTCGAGAGTCATAAGCTTCGAACTTTGATGAAGGCATTCAACGGTGAGCAAGAGTTTGGGCATGCTCCCCGACCTTTATATGGAAGTCAAATACTTGAGAAGATGTCCCAAATTATTTCCCGGGTAGGAAAGTTTAAAGCTCCGACAACTAGGAAGCAGAAAGGTCAAGGAAAGGCTAAGATTGTGGAAGAACCCAAACATTGTTACAAAAAGAAATCAATATTTTTCGAGCTTGAATATTGGGAACATTTACTTGTACATCATAATTTAGATGTTATGCACGTAGAGAAAAATGTATGTGACAGTGTCATTGGAACTTTATTGAACATTCCTAGAAAGAGTAAAGACGGAATCAAGGCTAGAGAAGACTTGGCCGCAATGAAAATGCGTCATGAGTTGGCTCCAAAGCCAGGCAAAGGTCGTATATATTTGCCTCCAGCTTGTTACACactgactaagtctaaaaaacAGGAACTTTGCACTTGTCTGTCTAATATAAAAGTGCCAGATGGATATTGTTCAAACATACAATCGCTAGTAGATTTGAAAACCTATACTTTGACTGGCATGAAATCTCATGATTGTCATGTTCTAATGCAACATGTGCTTCCTGTGGCTATTCGATCGGTTTTGCCTAAGAATGTGCGAGAGATAATCACAAGGTTGTGTTTGTTTTTCAAATCATCATGCTCTAAGGTGGTAGATATTTCCTCATTAGACAAGCTACAACAAGAAATTACTTACATATTGTGTAAACTAGAGCAATTCTTCCCACCTGCCTTCTTTGATATAATGATTCATCTCACTGTTCACTTGGTTAGAGAATTACGATTTTGTGGTCTAGTCTACTTCAAatggatgtatccatttgagAGATATATGAAAATTCTCAAGGGATATGTTAGGAATAGAAGTCGACCTGAAGGGTGCATTATTGAatgttatattactgaagaggCAGTTGAGTTTTGTTCTGAATACATGTCTGGTGTACAAAGTGTTGGGCTTAATGATGAAGTAAAATCAAGTATTATTGTCAATCGTCGAGGTAGTGTTGTCTGCACTGTTGGAAAAAATGAATTGGATGAAGCACATCGATTAGTGttgcaaaatacaataaatattcaACTATACATTGAGTAA
- the LOC133038849 gene encoding uncharacterized protein LOC133038849 yields MEIFQQRQVPRSGPVFNSVSARVQPSGSNVFKIFTDAATDSQRKKHSIGVVLLDGCNRVKAGFSTTFSGLVPPAVAEAKAVHQAIQWAQLLRFPVDVLMTDCKSIVDKLNTCNWNNSVFDDVICSIKNLLSFSPGLTISHVGRDFNLLAHKVARLGLGLDNELIWNGSLPSF; encoded by the exons ATGGAGATCTTCCAG CAAAGACAGGTGCCAAGATCAGGTCCAGTTTTTAACTCAGTCTCTGCAAGGGTTCAACCATCTGGTTCCaatgttttcaaaattttcactGATGCAGCCACTGATTCTCAAAGGAAAAAACATAGTATTGGAGTGGTTCTTTTGGATGGTTGTAATCGAGTAAAGGCAGGTTTCTCTACTACTTTTTCTGGACTTGTTCCTCCTGCTGTTGCCGAAGCCAAAGCAGTTCATCAAGCTATCCAATGGGCTCAACTGCTTCGATTTCCGGTGGATGTATTGATGACAGATTGTAAATCTATAGTAGATAAACTTAATACTTGTAATTGGAATAATAGTGTGTTTGATGATGTAATTTGTAGCATTAAGAACTTGTTATCGTTCAGTCCAGGCCTAACCATTTCTCATGTTGGTAGGGATTTTAATCTTTTAGCTCATAAGGTAGCTAGGCTGGGCCTTGGATTAGATAATGAGTTAATTTGGAATGGTTCTCTACCTTCCTTTTAG